From the genome of Phocoena phocoena chromosome 18, mPhoPho1.1, whole genome shotgun sequence, one region includes:
- the EXOSC8 gene encoding exosome complex component RRP43, producing MAAGFKTVEPLEYYRRFLKENCRPDGRELGEFRTTTVNIGSIGTADGSSLVKLGNTTVICGIKAEFGAPPTDAPDKGYVVPNVDLSPLCSWRFRSGPPGEEAQVASQFIADVIENSQVIQKEDLCISPGKLAWVLYCDLICLNHDGNILDACTFALLAALKNVQLPEVTVNEETALAEVNLKKKSYLNIRTHPIATSFAVFDDTLLIVDPTEEEENLATGTLTVVMDEEGKLCCLHKPGGSGLTGAKLQDCMSRAVTRHKEVKKLMDEVFKSMKPK from the exons ATGGCTGCCGGATTTAA AACTGTGGAACCTCTGGAGTATTACAGAAGATTTTTG aaagagaatTGCCGTCCTGATGGAAGAGAACTTGGTGAATTCAGGACCACAACTGTCAACATAG GTTCGATTGGTACTGCAGATGGTTCTTCTTTAGTGAAGCTGGGAAATACTACAGTAATTTGTGGAATTAAAGCG GAATTTGGAGCACCACCAACAGATGCCCCTGATAAAGGATATGTTG TTCCTAATGTGGATCTATCACCTCTGTGTTCCTGGAGATTTCGGTCTGGACCTCCTGGAGAAGAGGCCCAGGTGGCCAGCCAGTTCATTGCAGATGTCATTGAAAA TTCACAGGTAATTCAGAAAGAGGACTTGTGTATCTCTCCAGGAAAG CTTGCTTGGGTTCTATACTGTGATCTCATTTGCCTCAACCATGATGGAAACATTTTGGATGCTTGCACCTTTGCTTTGTTAGCAGCTTTAAAAAATG TACAGTTGCCTGAAGTTACTGTAAATGAAGAAACTGCTTTAGCAGAAgttaatttaaagaagaaaagttattTGAATATTAGAACTCATCCAATTGCAACTTCCTTTGCTGTGTTTGATGA cactcTGCTTATAGTTGACCCTACTGAAGAGGAGGAAAACCTGGCAACTGGAACCTTAACAGTAGTAATGGACGAGGAAGGCAAGCTATGTTGTCTTCACAAACCAG GTGGAAGTGGACTGACTGGAGCTAAACTTCAAGACTGTATGAGCCGAGCagttacaagacacaaagaagtaaaaaaacTGATGGATGAAGTATTTAAGAGTATgaaacccaaataa